The DNA window CCCACGCAGGGAGAGGACCCTCGCCTCGTCACCGTCCTCGACGAGGGTGACCCGGAGCGAAGTGAGGGCGTCTCCCGAGCCGAGTTCGATGAGGTCGCCGCTGCGGAGTTCGACGGTGCTTCTTTCGGGGGTGAGATCGAACTGCTCCACGTCACGCCGGAGGGTCGTGCCGTTGGTCGAGCGCAGATCCTGAAGGAGAACCCGATCGGGCATGCACACGATGCGGGCGTGTTCCCCCGAGACGTGGGCGTCCTCCAGCACCACGCGGTTCTCGGGCGACCGTCCCAGGGTGACTATCTCCCCCGGCAACTCGAAGGTACGCCCCGCGGCGGCGCCCTGGATGACCTCCAGCACAATCATGCGCGCCCAGCGTAGCGGCGGCGAGGCGCAGCCCCAAGGGAAAGGGGACGGAAAGCAACGGCTGAGCGCGCGCGAGCAGAGAAGCCGCGCGTCATCGCACCGGAAGTGTCGTGGATGTGCGGGAGATGGGGGGGCGGCGGGCGCTGCGACCCCCCCGAGAGATCACTGCGCGCGCGCGTTGAGCCGGTAGATGACCGTCTTGAAGGGGGCGTTCGCGGAGATCATCTCCTCGTTCCGCTTCTCCTCGGCCTCGTCGACGATCGCCTGAAGCTTCTGTGCGATGTCGGCGTCGCCCTGGGGCGAGAGCTGGTCGATGGCGGTGACCGACACGAAGCGGACTGCGGCGTTGGTGATCTTGGGCATGGCGTCGATGATCTTCTGGCGAAGCTCGGGCTTGCCGTAGATCCCCATCATGTAGGCCGCCTTGATGCCCTTGAACTGGGTGTCCTTCTGCTGGTTGGCGCTGTCGGAGACCTTGGTCAGGTAGCACTCCGGGTCGGCCTTGCACTCGCCGAGCAGCGCCTTGGCCATGGTGTACTCTTTCTCGAAGGCCTTGCCGACGGTGCTGGGCTTGCCGTCCGCGCCGGTCTGGGCCTTGTTGTAGAGCTTGTCGACCTCGGCGACCTGGTCGGGGCCCATGAGCTTCATCGCCGTCGCCAGCGAGACGTCGCGGATGGGGGCCACGTCGGCCTCCTCGCCCTTGGCTTCGAGCGCCGTCTTCACGATCCAGGGGACGAAGCTCGCGTCGAAGAAGGTCCCGGACGCCTCGAGCAGCGTCTCGCGGGCGCCGATGCCGGGCGGGATGGCGGTGTTCAGCGGCAGCTTCTCGTAGGTCTGCTGGAAGGCCTCCACCGTCTGCTGGCTCTTGGGCACCTTGGACAGCTCGCGCGCGATGATCGCCTTGGCGGCGTCGTCGGTCGACTTGCCGAGCGCGGCGAGCAGCGGCGCGGCGCTGTCCGCGCGGCCAATGGTGCCGAGGATGAGCGCAGACTGGCTGATGTGCGCGGTCTCGGCGGCCTTCTTCTGCTCGTTGGTGGGCTTGTCGCCGGCGCTCTTGAGCTGCTCGATCTTCGAGTACTCGATGAGTTCCTTGCTGTTGCCCTGGAGCAGGTCGATGACCGGCTGCACGGCGGGCTTGCCGATCTTCACGAGCGCGAGCATGGCCGTCATGTGGCCCTGCGATTTGTTCGGCGAGAGGAGCATCTTGAGGAGGGGCTCCACGGCCTTCTCGCTCTTCTGCAGGCCGAGCAGCTCGGCCGAGGTGATCTGCCAGAACAGCTCGTCACGCAGGTTCGGGATGTCCTTGGGATCGTTGATCGGACGGCTGATGATGGTGATGAGCTGGGGCTCCCACGAGGGATCGTTGACCTGCTTCATCGCGTCGTAGACGTCGCGGTACATCGCCCCGGCCTTGGGCTTCGACGTCCTGACCTTCTGGAAGGTCTCGAAGAGAGGGCCAGCGGCCTCCTTCAGCTTCATCGCGCCGATGGCGCGGCACGCCCAGCGGACGTCTTCCTCGGTGGAGTCGGGCCTGTAGTCCTTGAGCGCCTTGATGAGGCAAGGGGCGCCGCGCGGGTCGCGGGTGTCGGAGATGAACTTGATGAGCTTGGAGTTGGTCCGCTCGTCGAGATCGCCGGCGACGCACTTCTGCGTCAAGGGCTCGATGATCTTGTCGAGGAGCGGCTTGACGGTGGGGCCGTTGCGGTCCTTGTTGTCGCGGGTCATCGCGTCCTCGAAGAACTGCACGAGGCGGTTGACCGCAGCAGGCGTCGTCGCGGGGTTGTCGAGCCGCTTGACCCAGGTGCTGGGATCATTCTCGTCGGCACAGCCGACGAGCGTGCCAGCGACGACCGTCACCGAGGAGACGGCGGCGACCCCCAAGAGGAGCGAGCTGAGTAGCGGCGTGATTCGTCGGACAGAGCGGATCATGATTCCTCCGGGAGTGCTCGCGCCTGGGGCAGCCGAGCCCCCCCGGCGCGCGCACGAGTGCGCCGAAACTATTCGGCGTCGCAGGACGTGTCAACGCGAGCGGTCGGGATCTGCTTCACGCATTCCGAGCTGATGCCAGAGGCCCAATGCAAAGAGCCGGTCCGGTACGACGCGACGCAGCGTCAGGAGGGCGCGCGCATCGCGGCCGACCAGCGTTCGGAAGGGCGGCGACGGGGCCGCGAGGAGTTCCACGACGGCGCTCGCCACCCGGTCGGGAGGAGGCGCCTTGGCCGCCTCGCCGAGGATGAACCGCTCCACGGCCTCGGTCATGGCCTGGTAGGAACGGTCGAGCAGTGGGCGGGAGGCGCGACGCTGATTCTCGAAGAAAATCGAGGTCCTGAACGTGCCTGGTTCGAGCAGGCATACCTCGACCCCGAAGGGCTGGAGCTCCCAGCGGAGGGCCTCGCTGAACCCCTCGATGGCGTGCTTGGTGGCGGCATAGACGCTGACCCCGGGGAGGCCGACCAGCCCGGAGACGCTGGACATGTTGATGATTCTCCCCCGGCGCGCGGCCCGCATGGACGGGAGGACCGCGCGGGTGACCGCCATCAGGCCGAAGACGTTCGTCTCGAACTGCTCTCGCACGTCTTCCTCGGACTGCTCCTCGAAGACGCCACCCACGGCGATGCCTGCGTTGTTCACCAGCGCGGAGAAGGGGCCGTACTTGAGGATGAGCTCCTTGATCCGCTCCTCGATGTCGGGGGCCGTGACGTCCAGCTGCTCGATGTCGAGCCGAATCCCTCGTTTCTTGGCGGCTTCTTCGATGATGCCTCGTCGTTCGAGGCTACGAAGCGTGGCGATGACCTGATGACCGGCCGCCGCACACGCGACCGCCGTGACCAGGCCGATGCCACTGGAGGCACCGGTCACGAGCACGAGCTGTCCCATGAGCACGGCAGTATAGAGGAAAGCCGCGCGCTGGTTCAGCCGATGATCATGGACTCGGTGAGGAGACGCCCTTCCTTGAACCTCCGCAGGTTCCACTTGAGGAAGAGCGGCGTCTCTGGGCCTCCGGCCACGACCTCGGCGAGCAGGCGCCCCATGACCGGGGCCATCATGAAGCCGTGCCCCATGAACCCGGAGGCCTGATAGAAGTGCTCGATCTCGTCGACCCGGCCCACGATGGGGTTCTGGTCGGGGGTGAGATCATAGCAACCGGCCCACTGGCGGAGCACCTTCACGCTGCCCAGGATGGGGCAGATGCGGGTCAGGGCCCGGCCATAAAGGGCGAGGAACCGGTGGCTGGAGCCCATGTCGAGCCCCGGCGGGACGTCCTCGTTCGAGATCCCGCCGACGATCTCCCCCCGCATGGACTGAGAGAAGTACAGGCCGTTGGACAGGTCCGAGACCAGCGGTCCGAGCCAGAGCTTGAGCGGTTCGGTGGAGCAGATCTCGTGGCGGTGCGGCCGGTTGGGGAGTTCCACCCCGAGCATCCGCGCGATCTCGGGACTCCACGCGCCGGCCGCATTGATCACCTTCCGGGTACGGATCTCGCCCCGATCGGTGAGCACCGAGGTGATCCGGGGGCCCTGCGTGCGAAACCCGGTGACCTGGGTGAAGGTGGCGATCTCCACGCCGAGCTTCTCGGCGGCGTGCGCGTAGCCCCAGACGAAGGGCCAGGGGAACACCACCCCGTCGTCGGGGTTGAAGCTGGCCGCGACGACCCCTTCGGTCGACAGCTCGGGGACGATCCGTTGCGCCTCGATGGGCAAGAGCATGCGCGTCCCGAGGCCATGCTCGTTCTGGACTGCCACGCTGCGCTCCAGCATGCGGCGGCCTTCCTCGCTCCGCACGAGGAACAGGTACCCGCCCTGCCGGAACCAGATGTTGATCTTCATCTCCTGCGCGAAATCACGGCAGAGCCGGATGCTCTCCTGCATCAGCTGGATGTTGTCGGCGCTGGAGAACTGCGCCCGGACACCGCCGCCATTCCTGCCGCTGGCCCCGCCGCACAGGTAGCCTCGATCCAGCACCACGATGTCGGTGACGCCGTGGTGCCTCGCGAGGTTGTACGCAATGGCGAGGCCCATGATGCCAGCCCCGACGATGACCACCTCGGCTCGGTCGCGCATTCGCCGTCAGCTTAGCGCGGGGCAGCGGCGGCGAGCACGGCGTCGTGGAGGGCACCGTTGGTGGCGGCGAGGCCGTGCCGGAGGCCCAGGTCCTCGGTGGCGTAGGCGATGGGCGCCCCCCGCAGGTCGCTGAACCGGCCGCCCGCTCCCCGGAGCACCGCCTCGGGGCCGCAGCTGTCCCAGTGCTTGGCGCCGACCCCGGTGTGGACGTAGAGGTCCGCCGCGCCGGTGACCACCCGGGCGACCTTCACGCCCACCGAGCCGCACGAGACCACGCGCCCGACACCCAGCCGCTCGAGCAAGGGGGTCAGGCTCGGGTGAGGATGCGAGCGCGAGATGACCGCGGTGGCTTCGGCTGGGCGGTGGGTGGACGAGACTCGGAGCGGGTGCCGGCTCCCGTCGGCTGCTTCCAGGAAGGCACCTCGGTCGCTCGGCCCGCCGGGAGCGCCCTCGTCGTCTCCACCGTCTTCGGGCGGACACCACCCGACGAGCGCCTCGCCCGTGGTCGGCAGGACCAGCACGCCGAGCGCCGCCCGGCCAGCCACGCTGAGGCCGATCATGACCGCGAAATCGCCGTTCCGATCCGCGAATTCGCGCGTTCCATCGAGCGGATCCACGTAGAACACCCGTGGATGGCGCACGACTGCGCGGATCGCGGCCGCTTCCCCGGGCACGCTCTCCTCGGCGAGGATGCCTTCCCCTGGGAACGACGCCTCCAGCGCCCGGCAGATCAAGGTGTTCGCCCGTCGGTCCGCCTGGGTCACGGGATCGTCGGGGCCCTTGAGGTCGACGGTGAAGGGCGTTGCGTACACCTCCATCACCAGGTCGGAGGCTGCGCGCGCGATCCGTAGCAGCTCGGCGATTTCGCGATCGTCGGGACGCATGACGTCAGCTCTCCACGCCGGCCTTTTTGAGCCGCGTCGTCAGGTCCGCCATCACCGTGTCGCGCAGGTAGGGAGGCATCCCGGACTCTCGCACGAGCTGATCGAGCTGGCCCACGGAGCGTGGCCCGAGCACGGCGGAAGACACCTGCTGGTTGGCGAGGACGAAGCGGAGCGCCAGGGAGCGGCAGGACACCACGGCGCCACCCAGCAAGGGGCGAAGGGCGTCGAGCTGCTTCAGGCGGGTGCGGAGCTCGGCGGGTGTCCAGCGGTCCAGCCGGTGATCGCCCTCGTAGAAGTCTCGGTCACGGCTCCACTGCCCCGCGAGGAGGCCGTGCGCCAGGACGGACCGGGCGAGGACGCCAGCGCCGCTCTCGATCACGTCGGCGGTCACCTCCTCGAGGTCGGTGGCCATGAAGAGGTTGTACGCGAGCTCGATGACGTCGGCGCCGTTGCGGAGGGCGGCGCGCGCCTGATCCGCGTTCCCCGCGCTGACCCCCCACGCGCGGATCTTCCCCTTTTCCTTGAGCTCCTTCATGAACGCGACGGTCTCGGTCTTCCCGAGCGCTTGAACCGAAGGGTTGTGCAGAAGCAGGATGTCGATCACGTCGCGCTTGAGCCGCTCCTGCGAGCGCTCGTACGCGGTGAAGAGGTGCCGGGGATCGAAGGTCTTGCGGGGAGGCGAGGCCTCGAGGTCGGTGCCGATCTTGGTGACGACGTGGATCCAGCTTCGATCCTCGAGCGCCTTGCCGAGCCGACGTTCCATGTCTCCGCGGCCATATACGTCCGCAGTGTCGAAGATGTTGACCCCGACGGACAGGGCTCGCTCGATCACGCGATCGACCTCGGCGTCCGCCACCGGGCCGTAGGCGTCGCCTGACAGCCCCCAGGTGCCGACCGAGAGCTCCGAGACCTCCATGCCCGTGCTGCCAAGAGCGCGCTTCCTCACCGGAATGCGATCTACACCAGGCCGCCCGGAGCGACACGTCTTTGCGCGCCCTGGCGCGGAACGCCGCGTGCCTTGGGGGTTCCCCCAGGAGAGGGAAGCCAGCGCGCCCCGCCCACGTCGGAGCGCTGGCTGGCCCCGCACCGCGAGGAGACCATGCAGAACGGTGGAGCAGCTTTGGGGGTGCAGGGTCCGACGGACCGGGGGCCGGTGACAGGAGCGCTGATGCAGCGGGCGCTGGAACTGGTGGCCCTGCGAGGGCGTGATGTGGTGGGCGTAAGGCACATCCTCGACGGGCGTGCGCACGTGGGGGCCGATCCAGCGGCCGTCGCGCACGCGGTGAGAGGGGATCTCATCGCCGAGGTGGTGGGCGACCGCTTCACGATCTTCGTGCCGGCCGGCACACGAGCGCGGCTGCACCAAGCGGATGGTCTGGCCCGTTTGCTCACAGGCCCCGTCGAGGTGTCCCTCC is part of the Chondromyces crocatus genome and encodes:
- a CDS encoding HEAT repeat domain-containing protein → MIRSVRRITPLLSSLLLGVAAVSSVTVVAGTLVGCADENDPSTWVKRLDNPATTPAAVNRLVQFFEDAMTRDNKDRNGPTVKPLLDKIIEPLTQKCVAGDLDERTNSKLIKFISDTRDPRGAPCLIKALKDYRPDSTEEDVRWACRAIGAMKLKEAAGPLFETFQKVRTSKPKAGAMYRDVYDAMKQVNDPSWEPQLITIISRPINDPKDIPNLRDELFWQITSAELLGLQKSEKAVEPLLKMLLSPNKSQGHMTAMLALVKIGKPAVQPVIDLLQGNSKELIEYSKIEQLKSAGDKPTNEQKKAAETAHISQSALILGTIGRADSAAPLLAALGKSTDDAAKAIIARELSKVPKSQQTVEAFQQTYEKLPLNTAIPPGIGARETLLEASGTFFDASFVPWIVKTALEAKGEEADVAPIRDVSLATAMKLMGPDQVAEVDKLYNKAQTGADGKPSTVGKAFEKEYTMAKALLGECKADPECYLTKVSDSANQQKDTQFKGIKAAYMMGIYGKPELRQKIIDAMPKITNAAVRFVSVTAIDQLSPQGDADIAQKLQAIVDEAEEKRNEEMISANAPFKTVIYRLNARAQ
- a CDS encoding 3'(2'),5'-bisphosphate nucleotidase CysQ family protein codes for the protein MRPDDREIAELLRIARAASDLVMEVYATPFTVDLKGPDDPVTQADRRANTLICRALEASFPGEGILAEESVPGEAAAIRAVVRHPRVFYVDPLDGTREFADRNGDFAVMIGLSVAGRAALGVLVLPTTGEALVGWCPPEDGGDDEGAPGGPSDRGAFLEAADGSRHPLRVSSTHRPAEATAVISRSHPHPSLTPLLERLGVGRVVSCGSVGVKVARVVTGAADLYVHTGVGAKHWDSCGPEAVLRGAGGRFSDLRGAPIAYATEDLGLRHGLAATNGALHDAVLAAAAPR
- a CDS encoding NAD(P)/FAD-dependent oxidoreductase, giving the protein MRDRAEVVIVGAGIMGLAIAYNLARHHGVTDIVVLDRGYLCGGASGRNGGGVRAQFSSADNIQLMQESIRLCRDFAQEMKINIWFRQGGYLFLVRSEEGRRMLERSVAVQNEHGLGTRMLLPIEAQRIVPELSTEGVVAASFNPDDGVVFPWPFVWGYAHAAEKLGVEIATFTQVTGFRTQGPRITSVLTDRGEIRTRKVINAAGAWSPEIARMLGVELPNRPHRHEICSTEPLKLWLGPLVSDLSNGLYFSQSMRGEIVGGISNEDVPPGLDMGSSHRFLALYGRALTRICPILGSVKVLRQWAGCYDLTPDQNPIVGRVDEIEHFYQASGFMGHGFMMAPVMGRLLAEVVAGGPETPLFLKWNLRRFKEGRLLTESMIIG
- a CDS encoding SDR family NAD(P)-dependent oxidoreductase, which encodes MGQLVLVTGASSGIGLVTAVACAAAGHQVIATLRSLERRGIIEEAAKKRGIRLDIEQLDVTAPDIEERIKELILKYGPFSALVNNAGIAVGGVFEEQSEEDVREQFETNVFGLMAVTRAVLPSMRAARRGRIINMSSVSGLVGLPGVSVYAATKHAIEGFSEALRWELQPFGVEVCLLEPGTFRTSIFFENQRRASRPLLDRSYQAMTEAVERFILGEAAKAPPPDRVASAVVELLAAPSPPFRTLVGRDARALLTLRRVVPDRLFALGLWHQLGMREADPDRSR
- a CDS encoding aldo/keto reductase; its protein translation is MEVSELSVGTWGLSGDAYGPVADAEVDRVIERALSVGVNIFDTADVYGRGDMERRLGKALEDRSWIHVVTKIGTDLEASPPRKTFDPRHLFTAYERSQERLKRDVIDILLLHNPSVQALGKTETVAFMKELKEKGKIRAWGVSAGNADQARAALRNGADVIELAYNLFMATDLEEVTADVIESGAGVLARSVLAHGLLAGQWSRDRDFYEGDHRLDRWTPAELRTRLKQLDALRPLLGGAVVSCRSLALRFVLANQQVSSAVLGPRSVGQLDQLVRESGMPPYLRDTVMADLTTRLKKAGVES